Proteins from a genomic interval of Ferrovibrio terrae:
- a CDS encoding aldehyde dehydrogenase produces the protein MAELKQYQLYIDGAWRDGAKSRRFPTINPFTRQAWASIPQAEAGDVADAVAAARRAFPDWSARPGIERQKLMLRLAELLEAEADRMSRLETTDNGKVIRETKPQMMFAARQYRFFAGYADKIYGSVIPLDQPDVFDFVMRVPIGVVALITAWNSPITLLANKLAPALAAGNCAVIKPSEHASATTLEFAALVEKAGFPKGVVNVVTGDAEVGRALSETPGLNRISFTGSAQVGRHIAAAAGRNLVPVTLELGGKSPNIIFDDADLNKAVAGALAGIFGASGQTCIAGSRLLVHETVHDEVVERLAKRAAAIKMGDPLDPATEMGTAANEQQFNRILDFIASAKQAGMQLVTGGDAARDGDLAQGFFVQPTIFSGVTPDAHLAQEEIFGPVLAILKFKDEAEAIQIANSTSYGLAAGVWTRDVGRVHRMVRAIESGVVWVNTYRAVAAQAPFGGMKESGFGRERGEQALQEYTTTKNVMIDYSSQDRDPFVMRT, from the coding sequence ATGGCCGAGCTGAAGCAGTATCAGCTGTATATCGACGGCGCATGGCGCGACGGCGCGAAGAGCCGGCGTTTCCCGACGATCAATCCCTTCACCCGCCAGGCCTGGGCATCCATCCCCCAGGCCGAGGCGGGTGATGTCGCCGATGCCGTCGCAGCGGCGCGCCGTGCTTTTCCCGACTGGAGCGCCCGCCCCGGCATTGAACGTCAGAAACTGATGCTCAGACTCGCGGAACTGCTGGAGGCCGAAGCCGACCGCATGTCGCGGCTGGAAACGACCGACAACGGCAAGGTGATCCGCGAAACCAAGCCGCAGATGATGTTTGCCGCGCGGCAGTACCGCTTCTTTGCTGGCTATGCGGACAAGATTTACGGCAGCGTGATCCCGCTTGATCAGCCGGATGTCTTTGATTTTGTCATGCGCGTGCCGATCGGCGTGGTGGCGCTGATCACCGCCTGGAATTCGCCGATCACCCTGCTGGCCAACAAGCTGGCGCCGGCACTGGCCGCGGGCAACTGTGCAGTGATCAAACCGTCAGAGCATGCTTCGGCCACCACACTCGAATTCGCCGCGCTGGTCGAGAAGGCCGGTTTCCCGAAGGGCGTGGTCAATGTGGTCACCGGCGATGCCGAGGTCGGCCGCGCGCTCAGCGAGACGCCGGGTCTCAACCGGATCAGCTTCACCGGCAGCGCCCAGGTGGGCCGCCACATCGCGGCGGCGGCCGGACGTAACCTGGTGCCGGTGACGCTCGAACTGGGCGGCAAATCGCCAAACATCATTTTCGACGACGCTGACCTGAACAAGGCTGTAGCCGGTGCGCTGGCCGGCATCTTCGGCGCCAGCGGACAGACCTGCATCGCCGGCTCGCGCCTGCTCGTGCATGAAACCGTGCATGACGAGGTGGTCGAGCGGCTGGCAAAGCGTGCGGCGGCGATCAAGATGGGCGATCCGCTCGATCCCGCCACCGAAATGGGCACTGCCGCCAACGAGCAGCAGTTCAATCGCATCCTGGATTTCATCGCCTCGGCCAAGCAGGCGGGCATGCAGCTGGTGACTGGCGGCGATGCTGCACGCGACGGCGACCTGGCGCAGGGTTTCTTCGTACAGCCGACCATTTTCAGCGGCGTCACGCCGGATGCCCATCTGGCACAAGAAGAAATCTTCGGCCCCGTTCTGGCCATCCTGAAGTTCAAGGATGAAGCAGAGGCCATCCAGATCGCCAATTCGACGTCTTATGGCCTGGCCGCCGGCGTGTGGACCCGCGATGTCGGCCGCGTGCACCGCATGGTGCGGGCGATCGAAAGCGGTGTTGTCTGGGTCAATACCTACAGGGCCGTGGCTGCCCAGGCGCCGTTCGGCGGCATGAAGGAAAGCGGCTTCGGTCGCGAGCGCGGCGAGCAGGCCCTGCAGGAATACACCACAACCAAGAATGTCATGATCGATTACTCGTCGCAGGACCGCGACCCGTTCGTCATGCGAACCTGA
- a CDS encoding MaoC/PaaZ C-terminal domain-containing protein, producing MAISYDVLKNRYFEPITQDYGTRDTMLYALGVCCGDDPTDAKDLRFVYEENLQALPTMATVLCFPGFWLKQPDTGVNWQHVLHGEQFLTMHRPLPPSGKLVGKQHIEEIVDKGPGRGALIYVKRELSDAVTGEPVCTVGLSSFARADGGFGGPSGPARPAHQIPEGAPDMVCDLRTWKHSGLIYRLNGDYNPLHADPAVATAAGFERPILHGLCTYGVAGRALIRSLCDNDASRLKQLNVRFSAPVYPGETIRTEIWQQGPGLAAFRSRAVERDKVVLDNGMLVYA from the coding sequence ATGGCGATTTCCTACGACGTGTTGAAGAACCGGTATTTCGAGCCCATCACGCAGGACTACGGCACGCGCGACACCATGCTCTACGCACTCGGCGTGTGCTGTGGCGACGATCCGACGGATGCGAAGGACCTGCGGTTTGTTTACGAGGAGAACCTGCAGGCATTGCCGACGATGGCGACGGTGCTGTGCTTCCCCGGGTTCTGGCTAAAACAGCCGGATACCGGTGTAAACTGGCAGCATGTGCTGCATGGCGAGCAGTTTCTCACCATGCATCGCCCGCTGCCGCCGAGCGGCAAGCTGGTCGGCAAGCAGCATATCGAGGAAATTGTCGATAAAGGCCCAGGCCGGGGTGCGCTGATCTATGTCAAGCGCGAGCTGAGCGACGCCGTGACCGGCGAGCCGGTCTGCACCGTGGGCCTGTCGAGCTTTGCGCGCGCTGATGGCGGTTTTGGCGGCCCATCGGGTCCGGCGAGGCCGGCGCACCAGATTCCGGAGGGTGCGCCGGATATGGTATGCGACCTGCGCACCTGGAAGCATTCCGGGCTGATCTATCGTCTGAATGGCGATTATAATCCGTTGCATGCCGATCCTGCGGTGGCGACAGCGGCTGGCTTCGAGCGGCCGATCCTGCATGGCCTGTGCACCTATGGCGTTGCCGGCCGCGCCCTGATCCGCAGCCTCTGCGACAATGACGCTTCGCGGCTGAAGCAGCTCAATGTGCGCTTCTCCGCTCCGGTCTATCCCGGTGAGACGATCCGTACCGAAATCTGGCAGCAGGGCCCGGGACTGGCCGCATTCCGCAGCCGTGCGGTCGAGCGCGACAAGGTCGTCCTCGATAACGGGATGCTGGTCTACGCATGA
- a CDS encoding thiolase domain-containing protein produces the protein MSTHSRSYIVGVYEHPTRKATDKSVVQLHAESALGALRDAGLTAADVDGYFCGGDAPGGIQTVEYLGLKLRHFDATEAGGASYVLDVGHAAQAIAAGKCSVALITLGGRPRSEGVATGTTPRIYNAASPDVPFEAPFGATVVNMYAMSAARHMYEYGTTGEQLAWIKVAASHHAQHNPNALLRDVVTVEEVMASPVIADPLRRLDCCVITDGGGAIIVAREDIAHRLKRPLVKVRGTGEAIKHSAGGRVVTTVSAAAVSGATAFAEAGITPADIDYVSLYDSFTITTLIQIEDLGFCAKGEGGRFVADGNLISGVGKLPFNTDGGGLCNNHPANRGGITKVIEAVRQLRGEAHPKVQVKDCRLALANAIGGAALANRHCSATLIMERE, from the coding sequence ATGAGCACGCATAGCAGATCGTATATCGTCGGCGTCTACGAGCATCCGACGCGGAAAGCCACAGACAAATCGGTGGTGCAGCTCCACGCGGAATCCGCGCTCGGCGCCCTGCGTGACGCCGGGCTTACCGCGGCGGATGTTGATGGTTACTTCTGTGGTGGCGATGCGCCCGGCGGAATCCAGACTGTCGAGTATCTTGGCCTGAAACTGCGGCATTTCGATGCCACCGAGGCTGGCGGCGCCAGTTATGTACTGGATGTCGGTCATGCGGCACAGGCGATTGCGGCGGGTAAATGCAGCGTCGCGCTGATCACGCTGGGTGGCCGGCCGCGTTCCGAAGGTGTCGCCACGGGCACCACGCCGCGGATTTACAATGCGGCCTCGCCGGATGTGCCCTTCGAAGCCCCGTTCGGCGCCACGGTCGTCAACATGTATGCCATGTCGGCGGCGCGGCACATGTATGAATATGGCACCACGGGCGAGCAGTTGGCCTGGATCAAGGTCGCGGCCTCACATCATGCCCAGCACAATCCGAATGCGCTGCTGCGCGATGTGGTCACGGTGGAGGAGGTGATGGCCTCGCCGGTGATTGCCGATCCGCTGCGTCGGCTGGATTGCTGTGTCATCACCGATGGCGGCGGCGCCATCATTGTGGCGCGGGAAGATATCGCCCACCGGCTGAAACGGCCGCTGGTGAAAGTGCGGGGCACTGGCGAAGCGATCAAGCATAGTGCGGGCGGTCGCGTGGTCACGACCGTCTCTGCCGCTGCGGTTTCCGGTGCAACCGCCTTTGCCGAAGCCGGTATTACGCCCGCGGATATCGATTATGTCTCGCTCTACGACAGCTTCACCATTACGACGCTGATCCAGATCGAGGATCTCGGTTTCTGTGCCAAAGGCGAGGGCGGGCGGTTCGTCGCTGATGGCAACCTGATTTCCGGTGTTGGCAAGCTGCCATTCAATACGGACGGCGGCGGGTTGTGCAACAACCATCCGGCCAATCGCGGCGGCATCACCAAGGTGATCGAAGCCGTGCGCCAGTTGCGTGGCGAGGCGCATCCGAAGGTTCAGGTCAAGGATTGCCGCCTGGCCCTGGCCAATGCGATCGGCGGCGCGGCGCTGGCCAACCGGCATTGCAGCGCAACCCTGATTATGGAACGGGAGTGA
- a CDS encoding acyl-CoA synthetase, which produces MSPVQTNTRAIVSGDMVRPIGEVSRRAGHIAFGLNRLGIGPGTAVAILMRNEISFVEVSQGITMLGAYAVPLNWHLAPPEIEYVLGDCAAQVLFVHADLLDLVPPSVLVDNKLTVIVVRTPEDVCKAYQVSPARAAVPSGMLELESWIGLQQAWTVPPVPAPESIIYTSGTTGKPKGVRRNPPTAEQRRRLDTMREQVYGLRAGIRLLVPAPMYHAAPNVFAMAGAKVAEHLVLMPKFDAEDFLRLVEQHRITNIVTVPTMFVRLLRLPEAVRRRYDLRSLRMVHHAAAPCPPDVKRAMIEWFGPIIHEWYGTTESSVVTACNSEEWLSHPGTVGRAIPGARIEVVGEDGAVLPPGSPGELYVGLDFLPDFTYHNRSEDRQQIGRNGLITGGDIGYLDAEGFLFLCDRKKDMVISGGVNIYPSEVEAALLSMPAVLDCAVIGIPDAEFGEAVLALVVQDGSTDEAAIRKELGQRLARFKLPKAIEFRDSLPRDDAGKLLKRRLREPYWENAPRVI; this is translated from the coding sequence ATGAGCCCTGTGCAGACAAACACGCGCGCTATCGTGTCCGGCGATATGGTGCGCCCGATCGGCGAAGTCTCGCGTCGGGCCGGTCATATTGCCTTCGGCCTGAACCGTCTCGGCATCGGCCCCGGCACCGCTGTGGCGATCCTGATGCGCAACGAGATTTCATTTGTCGAAGTCAGCCAGGGCATCACCATGCTGGGCGCATATGCCGTGCCGCTGAACTGGCATCTGGCGCCGCCGGAAATCGAATACGTGCTGGGCGACTGTGCCGCGCAGGTGTTGTTCGTCCATGCCGATCTGCTTGATCTGGTGCCCCCGTCGGTTCTGGTCGACAACAAATTGACCGTGATCGTGGTCCGCACGCCAGAAGACGTCTGCAAGGCCTACCAGGTTTCACCTGCCAGGGCGGCGGTCCCGTCCGGGATGCTCGAACTGGAAAGCTGGATCGGCCTGCAGCAGGCCTGGACGGTGCCGCCCGTTCCGGCACCCGAAAGCATCATCTACACTTCCGGCACGACCGGAAAACCGAAAGGCGTGCGGCGCAATCCGCCCACGGCCGAACAGCGCCGCCGCCTCGACACCATGCGCGAGCAGGTCTATGGCCTGCGCGCCGGTATCCGGTTGCTGGTGCCGGCACCGATGTATCACGCCGCGCCGAATGTCTTCGCCATGGCTGGCGCCAAGGTTGCCGAGCATCTGGTGCTGATGCCGAAGTTCGACGCTGAGGATTTTTTGCGGCTGGTCGAACAGCACCGCATCACCAATATCGTGACGGTGCCGACCATGTTCGTGCGCCTGCTGCGGCTGCCCGAAGCGGTGCGCCGGCGCTATGACCTGAGATCGCTGCGGATGGTGCACCATGCCGCCGCACCATGCCCGCCGGACGTGAAGCGAGCCATGATCGAATGGTTCGGCCCGATCATCCATGAATGGTATGGCACGACGGAATCGAGCGTCGTCACCGCCTGTAACAGCGAGGAATGGCTGTCGCATCCGGGCACGGTGGGGCGTGCGATACCGGGAGCGCGCATCGAAGTGGTCGGGGAAGATGGTGCAGTGTTGCCGCCGGGCAGTCCGGGCGAGCTCTATGTCGGCCTCGATTTCCTGCCTGACTTCACCTACCACAATCGCAGTGAGGACCGGCAGCAGATCGGGCGCAACGGCCTGATCACCGGTGGCGATATCGGCTACCTGGATGCCGAGGGCTTCCTGTTCCTGTGCGACCGCAAGAAAGACATGGTCATTTCAGGCGGCGTGAACATCTACCCTTCGGAGGTGGAAGCCGCGCTGCTGTCGATGCCCGCGGTGCTGGACTGCGCGGTGATCGGCATTCCCGATGCGGAATTCGGCGAAGCCGTGTTGGCCCTGGTGGTACAGGACGGCAGCACCGACGAGGCCGCGATCCGCAAAGAGCTTGGCCAGAGACTGGCGCGATTCAAGTTACCCAAAGCGATCGAGTTTCGTGACAGCCTGCCGCGCGACGACGCCGGCAAGCTGCTCAAGCGCCGGCTGCGTGAGCCCTACTGGGAGAATGCCCCGCGGGTGATCTAG
- a CDS encoding SDR family NAD(P)-dependent oxidoreductase — protein sequence MTTAECLKDKVIVITGAGRGIGRAIALLAAEQGAKVVVNDLGGASDGEGGADASPAESVVEEIRKAGGKAVANTDSVAEASGANNIIKTAIDSFGQIDCVVNNAGILRDRIFHRMSVVDFEMVIKVHLLGSFYVARAAAPYFKEQNSGSYVHFTSTSGLIGNFGQSNYAAAKLGVVGLSKGIAMDMQRYNVRSNCIAPFAWSRLIGTIPTEGDPEKERRVQRLQEMGPEKIAPLAVYLASDLSENVSGQIFGSRMNEIFLFSQHRPIRSTHRSEGWTPQSIAEHGMPAMESNFLPLSRTADIIGWDPI from the coding sequence ATGACAACCGCAGAATGCCTGAAAGACAAGGTGATCGTCATAACCGGCGCTGGCCGTGGCATCGGCCGCGCCATTGCGTTGCTGGCAGCCGAACAGGGCGCCAAGGTGGTGGTCAACGATCTGGGCGGTGCGTCCGATGGTGAGGGCGGCGCCGATGCCTCGCCGGCCGAATCTGTTGTCGAGGAAATCCGCAAGGCGGGCGGCAAGGCCGTCGCGAATACCGACAGCGTCGCGGAAGCCTCCGGTGCCAACAACATCATCAAGACTGCGATCGACAGCTTCGGCCAGATCGACTGCGTGGTGAACAACGCCGGCATCCTGCGCGACCGTATCTTCCACCGCATGTCGGTGGTCGATTTCGAGATGGTGATCAAGGTCCATCTGCTCGGCAGCTTCTACGTCGCGCGCGCGGCGGCGCCATATTTCAAGGAGCAGAACAGCGGCTCCTATGTGCATTTCACCTCGACCTCGGGCCTGATCGGCAATTTCGGGCAGAGCAACTACGCGGCGGCCAAGCTCGGCGTCGTCGGCCTGTCCAAGGGCATCGCGATGGACATGCAGCGCTACAATGTGCGCTCCAACTGCATCGCACCATTTGCCTGGAGCCGGCTGATCGGCACCATTCCGACCGAGGGCGATCCGGAAAAGGAACGTCGTGTGCAGCGGTTGCAGGAAATGGGTCCGGAAAAGATCGCGCCGCTGGCGGTCTATCTCGCCAGCGACCTGTCCGAGAATGTGAGCGGGCAGATCTTCGGCTCGCGTATGAACGAAATCTTCCTGTTCAGCCAGCATCGGCCTATCCGCTCGACGCATCGCAGCGAAGGCTGGACGCCGCAGAGCATCGCCGAGCATGGTATGCCGGCGATGGAGAGCAACTTCCTGCCGCTCAGCCGCACGGCCGATATCATCGGCTGGGATCCGATCTGA
- a CDS encoding AMP-binding protein — protein sequence MAYFPESYNPFEGMNLEWLLAAQAQRRGGHPFIVFEPFDRPAQTLTYAEFHDTAVRLANGLRQRGIKRGSRIIIHLDNCPEFLLAWCACGIVGAIAVTTNTRCSEDELRYFSDHCDAEAVITQPQYAGMVQSACRTARWIAVTDHNAGEPATGSERPAESERFMRLLSAVGNSDIVPPGPDTPLGVQYTSGTTSRPKAVLWTHANALWAARVGASHEGLVPSDVHHCVLPLFHTNALSYSWLSCFWAGATFVLQPRFSSSRFWEVAVRNRSTWSSITGFCYRALANVEMPQKHYFRCWGVALTDPLVRDTFGIPPLSWWGMTETLTQGIIGYPHLPVADGAIGRPAPEYTIRICDADGRPVRRGETGTIHIGGQRGVSLFREYLGDETATAAAFDEDGFFNTGDQVTVLQDGSVRFADRLKDMLKVGGENVASSEIERVLNALDGIEESAVVGKAHPMLDEVPVAFIRLGPALAGQAPDAIESLVKAACKKLLADFKIPREVHIVEDFPRVSVGKISKPQLRAILKAIPQHW from the coding sequence ATGGCCTATTTCCCGGAGTCTTACAATCCGTTTGAAGGCATGAACCTGGAATGGCTGCTGGCCGCGCAGGCGCAGCGGCGTGGCGGCCATCCCTTCATCGTCTTCGAGCCGTTCGACCGGCCCGCGCAGACACTGACTTACGCGGAATTCCACGACACGGCTGTTCGTCTCGCCAATGGCCTGCGACAGCGCGGTATCAAACGCGGCAGCCGCATCATCATCCATCTCGACAACTGCCCGGAGTTCCTGTTGGCCTGGTGTGCCTGCGGAATCGTCGGTGCCATCGCGGTCACCACCAACACACGCTGTTCGGAAGATGAGCTGCGCTATTTCTCGGATCATTGCGACGCCGAGGCAGTGATTACGCAGCCCCAGTATGCCGGCATGGTGCAGAGCGCCTGCCGGACCGCGCGGTGGATTGCCGTCACCGATCACAATGCCGGCGAGCCGGCGACGGGATCGGAGCGTCCGGCCGAATCAGAACGCTTCATGCGTTTGCTTTCCGCAGTTGGAAACAGCGATATCGTCCCACCTGGCCCGGACACACCGCTGGGTGTGCAGTATACCTCCGGCACGACGTCGCGGCCCAAGGCTGTGCTGTGGACCCATGCCAACGCCTTGTGGGCGGCTCGCGTTGGTGCCAGCCATGAAGGCCTGGTGCCTTCCGACGTGCATCATTGCGTACTGCCGCTGTTTCATACGAATGCGCTGTCTTATTCGTGGCTGTCCTGCTTCTGGGCCGGCGCGACCTTCGTGCTGCAGCCGCGCTTCAGTTCCAGCCGGTTCTGGGAGGTGGCGGTCAGGAATCGCAGCACCTGGAGTTCGATCACCGGCTTCTGCTATCGCGCCCTGGCCAATGTCGAGATGCCGCAGAAGCACTATTTCCGCTGCTGGGGCGTGGCGCTGACCGATCCGCTGGTGCGCGACACCTTCGGTATTCCTCCGCTGAGCTGGTGGGGCATGACCGAAACGCTGACGCAGGGCATCATCGGCTATCCGCATTTGCCGGTGGCGGATGGCGCCATCGGGCGACCGGCGCCGGAATACACCATCCGGATCTGCGATGCCGATGGCCGTCCGGTTCGCCGTGGCGAGACCGGAACAATTCATATCGGCGGCCAGCGTGGCGTCTCGCTGTTCAGGGAATATCTTGGCGATGAGACGGCTACTGCGGCCGCTTTCGACGAGGACGGCTTCTTCAATACCGGTGACCAGGTCACGGTCCTGCAGGATGGCAGTGTACGCTTCGCCGACCGGCTCAAGGACATGCTCAAGGTTGGCGGCGAGAATGTCGCCTCCTCCGAAATAGAGCGGGTGCTGAATGCCTTGGACGGCATCGAGGAGTCGGCCGTGGTTGGCAAGGCACATCCGATGCTGGACGAGGTGCCCGTGGCTTTTATCCGGCTTGGTCCAGCCCTGGCAGGACAAGCCCCGGACGCCATTGAAAGCCTGGTCAAGGCCGCCTGTAAAAAGCTGCTTGCCGACTTCAAGATTCCCCGGGAGGTTCACATCGTCGAGGATTTCCCACGGGTCAGCGTCGGTAAAATCTCCAAGCCGCAATTACGGGCGATCTTGAAAGCGATTCCGCAACATTGGTAA
- the prpB gene encoding methylisocitrate lyase, with protein MPYLIGADRPDTPPGLAFRQLLQRPQILQIPGAHSGLAALQAKAAGFEALYLSGAAMTASMGLPDLGIISINDVCFFLRQIARASGLPVLVDGDTGYGEALNVMHMVLNFEEAGAAAVQMEDQLLPKKCGHLNDKKLASAYDMAAKVAAAAKARKHMVIVARTDAVASEGLDGAVARAKLYLEAGADAIFCEALTSAEMFREFSRQVKAPLLANMTEFGRTPFFTAKEFEEMGYKMVIWPVSSLRVAAKAQERLYASIRSEGGTHKMFDAMQTRAELYDAIGYHDYEALDANIVKTITPQGMPQNDDQD; from the coding sequence ATGCCCTATCTGATTGGCGCTGACCGCCCTGATACCCCGCCCGGCCTGGCTTTCCGCCAGCTGCTGCAACGACCGCAGATTCTGCAGATCCCGGGCGCGCATAGCGGGCTTGCCGCTTTGCAGGCCAAGGCCGCCGGTTTCGAGGCCCTGTATCTGTCGGGTGCCGCGATGACGGCCTCGATGGGCCTGCCTGATCTTGGCATCATTTCGATCAACGATGTCTGCTTCTTCCTGCGGCAGATTGCGCGCGCGTCCGGTCTTCCAGTGCTGGTCGATGGCGATACGGGCTATGGCGAAGCCCTGAACGTCATGCACATGGTGCTGAATTTTGAAGAAGCTGGCGCTGCGGCCGTGCAGATGGAAGATCAGTTGTTGCCCAAGAAATGCGGCCATCTGAACGACAAGAAACTCGCCAGCGCCTATGACATGGCCGCCAAGGTGGCCGCTGCGGCCAAGGCCCGCAAGCATATGGTCATTGTCGCCCGTACCGATGCCGTGGCCAGCGAAGGTCTGGATGGTGCCGTGGCGCGCGCCAAATTGTATTTGGAGGCCGGTGCCGACGCGATTTTCTGCGAGGCGCTGACGTCAGCAGAGATGTTCCGCGAGTTCTCCCGCCAGGTCAAAGCGCCACTGCTCGCCAACATGACCGAGTTCGGCCGCACGCCTTTCTTCACCGCGAAGGAATTCGAAGAGATGGGCTACAAGATGGTGATCTGGCCGGTCAGTTCGCTGCGTGTCGCCGCCAAGGCACAGGAGCGTCTGTATGCCTCGATCCGCAGCGAAGGCGGGACGCACAAGATGTTCGATGCGATGCAGACCCGCGCCGAACTCTACGACGCCATCGGCTATCACGATTACGAAGCGCTCGACGCCAATATTGTGAAAACCATCACCCCACAGGGTATGCCCCAGAACGACGACCAGGATTGA
- a CDS encoding Zn-ribbon domain-containing OB-fold protein, whose translation MTQVQREVMPPTISPETAHFWEAARNGKLALRYCRSCKQHHYYPRSICPLCFSDETEWRDSPGRGVIHSFSVMRKAPVPYAIAYIELAEGTMMLSNVINCDLDALAIGQRVRLQFLPFDGGALPVFEPDDAK comes from the coding sequence ATGACTCAAGTCCAGCGCGAGGTGATGCCTCCCACAATCAGCCCGGAAACAGCACATTTCTGGGAAGCAGCACGCAACGGCAAGCTCGCCCTGCGTTACTGTCGCAGCTGCAAGCAGCATCATTACTATCCGCGTTCGATCTGTCCGCTGTGTTTCAGCGACGAGACCGAATGGCGCGACAGCCCGGGCCGCGGCGTGATCCACTCCTTTTCGGTCATGCGCAAAGCACCGGTTCCCTATGCGATTGCCTATATCGAGCTTGCCGAGGGCACGATGATGCTGAGCAACGTGATCAACTGCGATCTGGACGCTTTGGCGATCGGGCAACGCGTCAGGTTGCAGTTCCTGCCATTCGACGGCGGTGCGCTGCCGGTTTTCGAACCCGACGACGCAAAATAA
- the tcuA gene encoding FAD-dependent tricarballylate dehydrogenase TcuA: MAYDVVVAGAGNAALCAALSARENGAKVLVLERAPESERGGNSYFTAGGFRFAHDGLDDVCQDILTDLSDAERNQIVLPKHTRQFFYDQLMEITHHQSDESLANLLVDRSRPTMAWLRSHGIRFVPMFGRQSYLVDGKHHFYGGVNIEAVGGGAGLVEAEIARAEKLGIEIRYDTAAIGLVQEKNRVVTGVKVRTKGGYDEIETKAVILACGGFESNPEMRVRYLGPGWDLCRVRGTRHNMGEGINMALAIGARPYGNWSSCHACEWDISAPPYGDRWVLDNFQKHSYPLGIMVNLDCDRFVDEGENYRNLTYAKFGREIMKQPRRTAIQIFDQQTVKMLRDEYRIKEVTKAEANTIAELAEQLEVDPAALEKTVNEYNAACGPEPYNPAILDGKKTTGLRVPKSNWALPINKPPYVAYVTTTGITFTFGGLQVNTSGEVQDMTDQSIPGLYAAGELVGGLFFENYPGGTGLMSGSVFGKLAGESAASYSKGKN; the protein is encoded by the coding sequence ATGGCGTATGATGTTGTGGTGGCGGGTGCGGGAAATGCGGCGCTGTGTGCGGCGTTGTCGGCCCGGGAGAATGGCGCGAAGGTCCTGGTGTTGGAACGCGCCCCGGAATCCGAGCGTGGCGGCAACTCCTACTTCACCGCCGGCGGTTTCCGTTTTGCCCATGATGGCCTGGACGATGTCTGCCAGGACATTCTGACCGATCTTTCCGACGCCGAGCGCAACCAGATCGTGCTGCCCAAGCATACCCGGCAGTTCTTCTACGACCAGCTGATGGAAATCACCCATCACCAGTCCGACGAGTCGCTGGCAAATCTTCTGGTCGACCGTTCGCGCCCCACCATGGCCTGGCTGCGCTCGCATGGCATCCGCTTCGTGCCGATGTTCGGCCGCCAGTCCTACCTCGTGGACGGCAAGCATCACTTCTACGGCGGCGTGAATATCGAGGCAGTGGGCGGCGGTGCCGGCCTGGTCGAAGCCGAGATCGCCCGCGCCGAGAAGCTCGGCATCGAAATCCGCTACGACACGGCGGCCATCGGCCTGGTCCAGGAAAAGAATCGCGTAGTCACGGGCGTGAAGGTGCGCACCAAGGGCGGCTATGACGAGATCGAGACCAAGGCGGTCATTCTCGCCTGCGGCGGCTTCGAGTCAAATCCGGAAATGCGCGTGCGCTACCTCGGCCCGGGCTGGGATCTGTGCCGCGTTCGTGGCACGCGCCACAATATGGGCGAGGGCATCAACATGGCCCTGGCGATCGGTGCGCGGCCCTACGGCAACTGGTCGAGCTGCCATGCCTGTGAATGGGATATTTCGGCGCCGCCCTATGGCGACCGCTGGGTGCTGGACAACTTCCAGAAACATTCCTATCCGCTCGGCATCATGGTCAATCTGGATTGCGATCGCTTCGTCGATGAAGGCGAGAACTACCGCAACCTGACCTACGCCAAGTTCGGCCGCGAAATCATGAAGCAGCCGCGCCGCACGGCGATCCAGATCTTCGACCAGCAGACGGTCAAGATGCTGCGTGACGAATACCGCATCAAGGAAGTGACCAAGGCTGAGGCGAATACCATTGCCGAACTGGCCGAGCAGCTCGAAGTCGATCCCGCCGCTCTGGAAAAGACAGTTAACGAATATAATGCCGCCTGCGGTCCGGAGCCATACAATCCGGCGATCCTGGATGGCAAGAAGACCACCGGCTTGCGCGTGCCGAAGTCGAATTGGGCGCTGCCGATCAACAAGCCGCCTTACGTGGCCTATGTCACCACCACCGGTATTACTTTCACCTTCGGTGGCCTACAGGTGAATACCAGCGGCGAAGTGCAGGATATGACCGACCAGTCCATCCCAGGTCTGTATGCTGCGGGCGAGCTGGTGGGTGGTCTGTTCTTCGAAAACTATCCGGGCGGCACCGGCCTGATGTCCGGCTCCGTCTTCGGCAAGCTGGCCGGCGAAAGCGCAGCCAGCTATTCGAAGGGCAAGAACTGA